One part of the Hirundo rustica isolate bHirRus1 chromosome 11, bHirRus1.pri.v3, whole genome shotgun sequence genome encodes these proteins:
- the CTCF gene encoding transcriptional repressor CTCF isoform X3, whose product MEGEAVDAIVEESETFIKGKERKTYQRRREGGQEDDACHIPPNQADGSEVVQDVSSGVQMVMMDQLDPTLLQMKTEVMEGAVPQETEATVDDTQIITLQVVNMEEQPINLGELQLVQVPVPVTVPVATTSVEELQGAYENEVSKGGLQEGEPMICHTLPLPEGFQVVKVGANGEVETLEQGELQPQEDPNWQKDPDYQPPAKKTKKNKKSKLRYTEEGKDVDVSVYDFEEEQQEGLLSEVNAEKVVGNMKPPKPTKIKKKGVKKTFQCELCSYTCPRRSNLDRHMKSHTDERPHKCHLCGRAFRTVTLLRNHLNTHTGTRPHKCPDCDMAFVTSGELVRHRRYKHTHEKPFKCSMCDYASVEVSKLKRHIRSHTGERPFQCSLCSYASRDTYKLKRHMRTHSGEKPYECYICHARFTQSGTMKMHILQKHTENVAKFHCPHCDTVIARKSDLGVHLRKQHSYIEQGKKCRYCDAVFHERYALIQHQKSHKNEKRFKCDQCDYACRQERHMVMHKRTHTGEKPYACSHCDKTFRQKQLLDMHFKRYHDPNFVPAAFVCSKCGKTFTRRNTMARHADNCSGLDGGEGENGGETKKGKRGRKRKMRSKKEDSSDSEENAEPDLDDNEDEEETAVEIEAEPEVEQEAPAPPPSKKRRGRPPGKAAAQPKQSQPAAIIQVEDQNTGEIENIIVEVKKEPDAETAEEEEEAQPAVVEAPNGDLTPEMILSMMDR is encoded by the exons ATGGAAGGTGAGGCAGTCGACGCTATCGTGGAGGAATCAGAAACTTTCAttaagggaaaagagaggaaaacctATCAAAGACGCCGTGAAGGTGGACAAGAGGATGATGCTTGTCATATACCCCCAAATCAAGCAGATGGAAGTGAAGTGGTGCAGGATGTCAGCAGTGGGGTGCAGATGGTGATGATGGATCAGCTGGATCCAACTCTGCTTCAAATGAAGACCGAAGTAATGGAAGGTGCAGTGCCTCAAGAAACTGAGGCTACTGTGGATGACACACAGATCATAACACTTCAGGTTGTTAATATGGAAGAGCAGCCTATAAACCTTGGTGAGCTTCAGCTGGTCCAAGTACCTGTACCAGTGACTGTACCTGTTGCCACCACATCTGTGGAAGAACTGCAGGGAGCTTATGAAAATGAGGTTTCCAAAGGAGGCCTGCAGGAGGGGGAGCCCATGATCTGTCACACCCTCCCTTTACCAGAAGGCTTCCAAGTTGTGAAAGTGGGTGCAAATGGTGAGGTGGAGACACTGGAACAAGGTGAACTTCAGCCACAGGAAGATCCCAATTGGCAAAAAGATCCAGACTATCAGCCACCAgccaaaaaaacaaagaaaaacaaaaagagtaAGCTTCGTTACACTGAGGAAGGCAAAGATGTGGATGTCTCTGTATATGACTTTGAAGAGGAGCAGCAAGAGGGTTTGTTGTCCGAGGTTAATGCAGAAAAGGTGGTTGGCAATATGAAgccaccaaaaccaacaaaaattaaaaagaaag GTGTAAAGAAGACATTCCAGTGCGAACTGTGCAGTTACACTTGTCCACGTCGTTCCAACCTGGACCGCCACATGAAAAGCCACACCGATGAAAGACCACACAAGTGCCATCTCTGTGGCAGGGCTTTCCGGACAGTCACATTGCTGAGGAACCACCTCAACACTCACACAG GTACTCGCCCTCACAAGTGCCCAGACTGCGACATGGCCTTTGTGACCAGTGGAGAGTTGGTTCGGCATCGCCGCTACAAACACACCCACGAGAAACCATTCAAATGTTCCATGTGTGACTATGCCAGCGTGGAG GTTAGCAAATTGAAACGCCACATCCGTTCGCACACCGGGGAGCGCCCGTTCCAGTGCAGCCTGTGCAGCTATGCCAGCAGAGACACCTACAAACTGAAGAGGCACATGAGGACCCACTCCG GAGAGAAGCCATATGAATGTTACATCTGCCATGCTCGCTTCACTCAGAGCGGTACCATGAAGATGCACATTTTGCAGAAGCACACAGAGAATGTGGCCAAATTCCACTGTCCTCACTGTGATACCGTTATAGCGAGAAAGAGTGACCTGG GCGTCCACTTGCGGAAGCAGCATTCCTACATTGAGCAGGGCAAGAAGTGTCGCTACTGTGATGCTGTGTTCCATGAGAGGTATGCCCTCATCCAGCATCAAAAGTCCCACAAGAACGAGAAGCGCTTCAAGTGTGACCAGTGTGATTATGCCTGCAGACAG GAGCGGCACATGGTCATGCACAAACGGACCCATACTGGAGAAAAGCCTTATGCCTGTAGCCATTGTGATAAAACCTTCCGCCAGAAGCAGCTCCTTGACATGCACTTCAAGAGATACCATGATCCCAACTTCGTCCCTGCTGCCTTTGTCTGCTCCAAGTGTGGCAAAACATTCACTCGCAGG AACACAATGGCCAGACATGCTGATAACTGCTCTGGCCTAGAtggtggggaaggagagaatGGAGGAGAGACAAAGAAAGGCAAACGTGGCCGAAAGAGAAAGATGCGTTCTAAGAAAGAAGATTCTTCTGATAGCG AGGAAAATGCTGAACCAGATTTGGATGATAATGAAGATGAGGAGGAGACAGCAGTAGAAATTGAGGCTGAACCAGAAGTTGAGCAAGAGGCTCCTGCACCACCTCCCAGtaagaaaagaagaggaagaccACCAGGCAAAGCGGCCGCGCAACCAAAACAATCCCAGC ctgcagcaatCATTCAGGTTGAAGACCAGAACACTGGtgaaattgaaaatattatAGTTGAAGTGAAGAAAGAGCCTGAtgcagaaacagcagaggaagaggaggaagctcAGCCTGCTGTAGTGGAAGCTCCCAATGGAGACCTCACCCCTGAGATGATTCTCAGCATGATGGACCGGTGA
- the CTCF gene encoding transcriptional repressor CTCF isoform X2 produces MKRTNQSRQKCRSVKNINEGEMEGEAVDAIVEESETFIKGKERKTYQRRREGGQEDDACHIPPNQADGSEVVQDVSSGVQMVMMDQLDPTLLQMKTEVMEGAVPQETEATVDDTQIITLQVVNMEEQPINLGELQLVQVPVPVTVPVATTSVEELQGAYENEVSKGGLQEGEPMICHTLPLPEGFQVVKVGANGEVETLEQGELQPQEDPNWQKDPDYQPPAKKTKKNKKSKLRYTEEGKDVDVSVYDFEEEQQEGLLSEVNAEKVVGNMKPPKPTKIKKKGVKKTFQCELCSYTCPRRSNLDRHMKSHTDERPHKCHLCGRAFRTVTLLRNHLNTHTGTRPHKCPDCDMAFVTSGELVRHRRYKHTHEKPFKCSMCDYASVEVSKLKRHIRSHTGERPFQCSLCSYASRDTYKLKRHMRTHSGEKPYECYICHARFTQSGTMKMHILQKHTENVAKFHCPHCDTVIARKSDLGVHLRKQHSYIEQGKKCRYCDAVFHERYALIQHQKSHKNEKRFKCDQCDYACRQERHMVMHKRTHTGEKPYACSHCDKTFRQKQLLDMHFKRYHDPNFVPAAFVCSKCGKTFTRRNTMARHADNCSGLDGGEGENGGETKKGKRGRKRKMRSKKEDSSDSEENAEPDLDDNEDEEETAVEIEAEPEVEQEAPAPPPSKKRRGRPPGKAAAQPKQSQPAAIIQVEDQNTGEIENIIVEVKKEPDAETAEEEEEAQPAVVEAPNGDLTPEMILSMMDR; encoded by the exons ATGAAGAGAACAAATCAGTCCAGGCAGAAGTGCAGAAGCGTCAAGAACATAAAT GAAGGTGAAATGGAAGGTGAGGCAGTCGACGCTATCGTGGAGGAATCAGAAACTTTCAttaagggaaaagagaggaaaacctATCAAAGACGCCGTGAAGGTGGACAAGAGGATGATGCTTGTCATATACCCCCAAATCAAGCAGATGGAAGTGAAGTGGTGCAGGATGTCAGCAGTGGGGTGCAGATGGTGATGATGGATCAGCTGGATCCAACTCTGCTTCAAATGAAGACCGAAGTAATGGAAGGTGCAGTGCCTCAAGAAACTGAGGCTACTGTGGATGACACACAGATCATAACACTTCAGGTTGTTAATATGGAAGAGCAGCCTATAAACCTTGGTGAGCTTCAGCTGGTCCAAGTACCTGTACCAGTGACTGTACCTGTTGCCACCACATCTGTGGAAGAACTGCAGGGAGCTTATGAAAATGAGGTTTCCAAAGGAGGCCTGCAGGAGGGGGAGCCCATGATCTGTCACACCCTCCCTTTACCAGAAGGCTTCCAAGTTGTGAAAGTGGGTGCAAATGGTGAGGTGGAGACACTGGAACAAGGTGAACTTCAGCCACAGGAAGATCCCAATTGGCAAAAAGATCCAGACTATCAGCCACCAgccaaaaaaacaaagaaaaacaaaaagagtaAGCTTCGTTACACTGAGGAAGGCAAAGATGTGGATGTCTCTGTATATGACTTTGAAGAGGAGCAGCAAGAGGGTTTGTTGTCCGAGGTTAATGCAGAAAAGGTGGTTGGCAATATGAAgccaccaaaaccaacaaaaattaaaaagaaag GTGTAAAGAAGACATTCCAGTGCGAACTGTGCAGTTACACTTGTCCACGTCGTTCCAACCTGGACCGCCACATGAAAAGCCACACCGATGAAAGACCACACAAGTGCCATCTCTGTGGCAGGGCTTTCCGGACAGTCACATTGCTGAGGAACCACCTCAACACTCACACAG GTACTCGCCCTCACAAGTGCCCAGACTGCGACATGGCCTTTGTGACCAGTGGAGAGTTGGTTCGGCATCGCCGCTACAAACACACCCACGAGAAACCATTCAAATGTTCCATGTGTGACTATGCCAGCGTGGAG GTTAGCAAATTGAAACGCCACATCCGTTCGCACACCGGGGAGCGCCCGTTCCAGTGCAGCCTGTGCAGCTATGCCAGCAGAGACACCTACAAACTGAAGAGGCACATGAGGACCCACTCCG GAGAGAAGCCATATGAATGTTACATCTGCCATGCTCGCTTCACTCAGAGCGGTACCATGAAGATGCACATTTTGCAGAAGCACACAGAGAATGTGGCCAAATTCCACTGTCCTCACTGTGATACCGTTATAGCGAGAAAGAGTGACCTGG GCGTCCACTTGCGGAAGCAGCATTCCTACATTGAGCAGGGCAAGAAGTGTCGCTACTGTGATGCTGTGTTCCATGAGAGGTATGCCCTCATCCAGCATCAAAAGTCCCACAAGAACGAGAAGCGCTTCAAGTGTGACCAGTGTGATTATGCCTGCAGACAG GAGCGGCACATGGTCATGCACAAACGGACCCATACTGGAGAAAAGCCTTATGCCTGTAGCCATTGTGATAAAACCTTCCGCCAGAAGCAGCTCCTTGACATGCACTTCAAGAGATACCATGATCCCAACTTCGTCCCTGCTGCCTTTGTCTGCTCCAAGTGTGGCAAAACATTCACTCGCAGG AACACAATGGCCAGACATGCTGATAACTGCTCTGGCCTAGAtggtggggaaggagagaatGGAGGAGAGACAAAGAAAGGCAAACGTGGCCGAAAGAGAAAGATGCGTTCTAAGAAAGAAGATTCTTCTGATAGCG AGGAAAATGCTGAACCAGATTTGGATGATAATGAAGATGAGGAGGAGACAGCAGTAGAAATTGAGGCTGAACCAGAAGTTGAGCAAGAGGCTCCTGCACCACCTCCCAGtaagaaaagaagaggaagaccACCAGGCAAAGCGGCCGCGCAACCAAAACAATCCCAGC ctgcagcaatCATTCAGGTTGAAGACCAGAACACTGGtgaaattgaaaatattatAGTTGAAGTGAAGAAAGAGCCTGAtgcagaaacagcagaggaagaggaggaagctcAGCCTGCTGTAGTGGAAGCTCCCAATGGAGACCTCACCCCTGAGATGATTCTCAGCATGATGGACCGGTGA
- the CTCF gene encoding transcriptional repressor CTCF isoform X1: MKRTNQSRQKCRSVKNINQEGEMEGEAVDAIVEESETFIKGKERKTYQRRREGGQEDDACHIPPNQADGSEVVQDVSSGVQMVMMDQLDPTLLQMKTEVMEGAVPQETEATVDDTQIITLQVVNMEEQPINLGELQLVQVPVPVTVPVATTSVEELQGAYENEVSKGGLQEGEPMICHTLPLPEGFQVVKVGANGEVETLEQGELQPQEDPNWQKDPDYQPPAKKTKKNKKSKLRYTEEGKDVDVSVYDFEEEQQEGLLSEVNAEKVVGNMKPPKPTKIKKKGVKKTFQCELCSYTCPRRSNLDRHMKSHTDERPHKCHLCGRAFRTVTLLRNHLNTHTGTRPHKCPDCDMAFVTSGELVRHRRYKHTHEKPFKCSMCDYASVEVSKLKRHIRSHTGERPFQCSLCSYASRDTYKLKRHMRTHSGEKPYECYICHARFTQSGTMKMHILQKHTENVAKFHCPHCDTVIARKSDLGVHLRKQHSYIEQGKKCRYCDAVFHERYALIQHQKSHKNEKRFKCDQCDYACRQERHMVMHKRTHTGEKPYACSHCDKTFRQKQLLDMHFKRYHDPNFVPAAFVCSKCGKTFTRRNTMARHADNCSGLDGGEGENGGETKKGKRGRKRKMRSKKEDSSDSEENAEPDLDDNEDEEETAVEIEAEPEVEQEAPAPPPSKKRRGRPPGKAAAQPKQSQPAAIIQVEDQNTGEIENIIVEVKKEPDAETAEEEEEAQPAVVEAPNGDLTPEMILSMMDR, encoded by the exons ATGAAGAGAACAAATCAGTCCAGGCAGAAGTGCAGAAGCGTCAAGAACATAAAT CAGGAAGGTGAAATGGAAGGTGAGGCAGTCGACGCTATCGTGGAGGAATCAGAAACTTTCAttaagggaaaagagaggaaaacctATCAAAGACGCCGTGAAGGTGGACAAGAGGATGATGCTTGTCATATACCCCCAAATCAAGCAGATGGAAGTGAAGTGGTGCAGGATGTCAGCAGTGGGGTGCAGATGGTGATGATGGATCAGCTGGATCCAACTCTGCTTCAAATGAAGACCGAAGTAATGGAAGGTGCAGTGCCTCAAGAAACTGAGGCTACTGTGGATGACACACAGATCATAACACTTCAGGTTGTTAATATGGAAGAGCAGCCTATAAACCTTGGTGAGCTTCAGCTGGTCCAAGTACCTGTACCAGTGACTGTACCTGTTGCCACCACATCTGTGGAAGAACTGCAGGGAGCTTATGAAAATGAGGTTTCCAAAGGAGGCCTGCAGGAGGGGGAGCCCATGATCTGTCACACCCTCCCTTTACCAGAAGGCTTCCAAGTTGTGAAAGTGGGTGCAAATGGTGAGGTGGAGACACTGGAACAAGGTGAACTTCAGCCACAGGAAGATCCCAATTGGCAAAAAGATCCAGACTATCAGCCACCAgccaaaaaaacaaagaaaaacaaaaagagtaAGCTTCGTTACACTGAGGAAGGCAAAGATGTGGATGTCTCTGTATATGACTTTGAAGAGGAGCAGCAAGAGGGTTTGTTGTCCGAGGTTAATGCAGAAAAGGTGGTTGGCAATATGAAgccaccaaaaccaacaaaaattaaaaagaaag GTGTAAAGAAGACATTCCAGTGCGAACTGTGCAGTTACACTTGTCCACGTCGTTCCAACCTGGACCGCCACATGAAAAGCCACACCGATGAAAGACCACACAAGTGCCATCTCTGTGGCAGGGCTTTCCGGACAGTCACATTGCTGAGGAACCACCTCAACACTCACACAG GTACTCGCCCTCACAAGTGCCCAGACTGCGACATGGCCTTTGTGACCAGTGGAGAGTTGGTTCGGCATCGCCGCTACAAACACACCCACGAGAAACCATTCAAATGTTCCATGTGTGACTATGCCAGCGTGGAG GTTAGCAAATTGAAACGCCACATCCGTTCGCACACCGGGGAGCGCCCGTTCCAGTGCAGCCTGTGCAGCTATGCCAGCAGAGACACCTACAAACTGAAGAGGCACATGAGGACCCACTCCG GAGAGAAGCCATATGAATGTTACATCTGCCATGCTCGCTTCACTCAGAGCGGTACCATGAAGATGCACATTTTGCAGAAGCACACAGAGAATGTGGCCAAATTCCACTGTCCTCACTGTGATACCGTTATAGCGAGAAAGAGTGACCTGG GCGTCCACTTGCGGAAGCAGCATTCCTACATTGAGCAGGGCAAGAAGTGTCGCTACTGTGATGCTGTGTTCCATGAGAGGTATGCCCTCATCCAGCATCAAAAGTCCCACAAGAACGAGAAGCGCTTCAAGTGTGACCAGTGTGATTATGCCTGCAGACAG GAGCGGCACATGGTCATGCACAAACGGACCCATACTGGAGAAAAGCCTTATGCCTGTAGCCATTGTGATAAAACCTTCCGCCAGAAGCAGCTCCTTGACATGCACTTCAAGAGATACCATGATCCCAACTTCGTCCCTGCTGCCTTTGTCTGCTCCAAGTGTGGCAAAACATTCACTCGCAGG AACACAATGGCCAGACATGCTGATAACTGCTCTGGCCTAGAtggtggggaaggagagaatGGAGGAGAGACAAAGAAAGGCAAACGTGGCCGAAAGAGAAAGATGCGTTCTAAGAAAGAAGATTCTTCTGATAGCG AGGAAAATGCTGAACCAGATTTGGATGATAATGAAGATGAGGAGGAGACAGCAGTAGAAATTGAGGCTGAACCAGAAGTTGAGCAAGAGGCTCCTGCACCACCTCCCAGtaagaaaagaagaggaagaccACCAGGCAAAGCGGCCGCGCAACCAAAACAATCCCAGC ctgcagcaatCATTCAGGTTGAAGACCAGAACACTGGtgaaattgaaaatattatAGTTGAAGTGAAGAAAGAGCCTGAtgcagaaacagcagaggaagaggaggaagctcAGCCTGCTGTAGTGGAAGCTCCCAATGGAGACCTCACCCCTGAGATGATTCTCAGCATGATGGACCGGTGA